One genomic window of Cloacibacillus sp. An23 includes the following:
- a CDS encoding SDR family oxidoreductase yields MKAVMILAGAGQIGMAIARRMGTGMKIIIGDKKPANAEAIAKIMNEAGFDAEPMETDLASRDSVKKLIGEAQKHGEIKMLVNAAGVSPSQASIETILKVDLYGTAVLLEEVGKVIAAGGAGVTISSQSGHRMPALTPEQDELLACTPAEELLKLDMLQPGNIRDTLHAYQMAKRCNVKRVMAEAVKWGSRGARINSISPGIIVTPLALDEFNGPRGDFYKNMFAKCPAGRPGTADEVANVAELLMSDKGAFITGSDFLVDGGATASYFYGPLKPSA; encoded by the coding sequence ATGAAAGCAGTAATGATACTGGCGGGCGCGGGGCAGATAGGCATGGCCATCGCGCGCCGCATGGGAACGGGCATGAAAATAATAATCGGTGACAAAAAGCCGGCAAACGCCGAGGCGATAGCCAAGATAATGAACGAGGCAGGCTTCGACGCGGAGCCAATGGAAACGGACCTCGCGTCGCGCGATTCTGTCAAAAAGCTGATAGGAGAGGCGCAAAAGCACGGCGAGATAAAAATGCTCGTGAACGCCGCCGGCGTATCGCCGAGCCAGGCTTCCATAGAGACGATACTGAAGGTAGACCTCTACGGGACCGCGGTCCTGCTCGAAGAGGTTGGAAAGGTCATCGCAGCGGGCGGCGCCGGCGTAACGATTTCAAGTCAGTCCGGGCACAGGATGCCGGCCCTCACGCCGGAGCAGGACGAGCTGCTTGCATGCACTCCGGCCGAAGAACTGCTGAAGCTCGACATGCTTCAGCCGGGAAACATACGCGACACACTGCACGCCTATCAGATGGCGAAGCGCTGCAACGTCAAGCGCGTCATGGCCGAGGCGGTCAAGTGGGGCTCGAGGGGCGCGCGCATAAATTCCATCTCGCCGGGCATCATCGTGACTCCGCTCGCGCTGGACGAGTTTAACGGCCCGCGCGGCGATTTCTATAAAAACATGTTCGCGAAATGCCCCGCGGGGCGCCCGGGCACGGCGGACGAGGTGGCGAACGTAGCGGAGCTTCTGATGAGCGATAAGGGCGCTTTCATCACAGGCTCGGACTTCCTTGTGGACGGCGGAGCTACGGCCTCGTACTTCTACGGCCCGCTGAAACCTTCGGCATAA
- a CDS encoding YgiQ family radical SAM protein, whose product MRTKGTKTAASGANVWGYAKPPRSAFLPVGAGDVRARGWDGIEILVITGDAYVDHPSFGHAIIARWLEAHGFRVGVVAQPDWRGTDDFAKLGRPSLCVMLAAGNLDSMLNHYTASKKKRRSDAYTPGGEAGKRPDRATIVYCNRIRELWGDIPLIIGGVEASLRRFAHYDFWSDSVRRSILADSRADLLVFGMGELASLEIAERLAAGEPVSALRDVAGTCWKTHDEALANDAVKLPSYGEVCADKRKFAEAFASFYAEQDAVRGKRLIQDQGAWHVVQNRPARPLTQAEMDKVYALPYTRAWHPDYDAKGGVPAFDEVRFSITTHRGCFGECGFCAIASHQGRIIQRRSDESILREAEILTKEPGFKGYIHDVGGPTANFTEPSCPDSLKRGSCKGKSCLYPAPCRKLRAGHEGYIELLRKIRALPKIKKVFIRSGIRYDYILADKNGDFLEELCRWHVSGQLKIAPEHISPAVLRYMRKPGREVTEEFIRRYRKVNEKLGLKQYLVPYFISAHPGSTLKEAVELAEFIRDSGLRPEQVQDFTPTPGSLSTCIYYTGLDPFTMEEVYVPKGAEERKMQRALLQYWMPENRKYVVKALMRAGRRDLIGCAPKCLVRR is encoded by the coding sequence ATGAGGACGAAAGGGACAAAGACAGCGGCGAGCGGCGCGAATGTTTGGGGATACGCGAAGCCGCCGCGCTCCGCTTTTCTGCCCGTCGGCGCCGGTGACGTGCGCGCGCGCGGGTGGGACGGAATAGAGATACTTGTGATTACTGGCGACGCCTATGTGGACCATCCCAGCTTCGGACACGCAATCATAGCGCGATGGCTTGAGGCGCACGGCTTCCGTGTCGGCGTAGTGGCGCAGCCGGACTGGCGTGGTACGGACGATTTCGCGAAGCTCGGGCGTCCGTCGCTCTGCGTCATGCTCGCGGCTGGGAATCTGGACTCCATGCTGAACCATTACACGGCGTCGAAGAAGAAGCGCCGGTCAGACGCATACACGCCTGGCGGCGAGGCCGGAAAACGCCCAGACCGCGCGACGATAGTCTACTGCAACAGGATCCGCGAGCTGTGGGGCGACATTCCGCTGATAATCGGCGGGGTGGAGGCGAGCTTGCGCCGTTTCGCGCATTACGATTTCTGGAGCGACTCGGTACGCCGCTCCATATTGGCGGACAGCCGCGCAGATCTGCTTGTTTTCGGAATGGGAGAGCTGGCCTCTCTTGAAATCGCGGAGCGGCTTGCCGCCGGGGAGCCGGTTTCGGCGCTGCGCGACGTCGCTGGGACGTGCTGGAAGACCCACGACGAGGCTCTGGCGAACGACGCTGTGAAGCTGCCGTCTTACGGCGAGGTCTGCGCTGACAAGAGAAAATTCGCCGAGGCCTTCGCGTCGTTTTACGCGGAGCAGGACGCCGTGCGCGGCAAAAGGCTCATACAGGACCAGGGCGCGTGGCATGTCGTGCAGAACAGGCCCGCGCGCCCGCTGACTCAGGCCGAGATGGATAAGGTCTACGCGCTGCCGTACACGCGCGCGTGGCACCCGGATTATGACGCCAAAGGCGGCGTGCCGGCCTTCGACGAGGTACGTTTCAGCATCACGACGCACAGGGGCTGCTTCGGCGAGTGCGGATTCTGCGCCATCGCGTCTCATCAGGGGCGCATAATACAGCGCCGCAGCGACGAGTCGATACTGCGCGAGGCCGAGATATTGACGAAAGAGCCCGGCTTCAAGGGGTATATTCACGACGTCGGCGGCCCGACGGCGAATTTTACCGAGCCGTCATGCCCCGACTCCCTGAAACGCGGCTCGTGTAAGGGGAAGTCGTGCCTATATCCAGCGCCGTGCCGTAAGCTGCGCGCCGGGCACGAAGGATATATAGAGCTGCTGCGCAAAATACGCGCGCTGCCTAAGATAAAAAAAGTGTTCATCCGCTCCGGCATACGGTACGATTATATACTTGCGGATAAAAACGGAGATTTTCTAGAAGAGCTCTGCCGCTGGCACGTCAGCGGACAGCTCAAGATAGCCCCGGAACATATAAGCCCCGCCGTGCTGAGATACATGCGCAAGCCCGGGCGCGAGGTTACGGAAGAATTCATACGCCGCTACAGGAAGGTCAACGAGAAGCTTGGGCTGAAACAGTATCTTGTGCCGTACTTCATCTCGGCGCATCCAGGCTCGACGCTGAAGGAAGCGGTCGAGCTCGCGGAGTTCATACGCGACAGCGGCCTGCGCCCGGAGCAGGTGCAGGACTTCACTCCGACGCCGGGCTCGCTCTCGACCTGCATATACTACACGGGGCTCGACCCGTTCACGATGGAAGAGGTCTACGTCCCGAAGGGGGCAGAGGAGCGTAAGATGCAGCGCGCGCTGCTCCAGTACTGGATGCCGGAGAACCGCAAATATGTCGTGAAGGCGCTAATGCGCGCGGGCCGCCGCGACCTCATAGGGTGCGCCCCGAAGTGCCTCGTCAGGCGCTGA
- the ahpC gene encoding alkyl hydroperoxide reductase subunit C, producing MSLIGKEIADFTVNAYHNDEFKSISKADVLGKWSVFFFYPADFTFVCPTELKDLADKYDDLREIGCEVYSVSCDTHFVHKAWHDASDAVGAVRFPMLGDPTGQLARDFDVMIEGKGLAERGTFVVNPEGKICAYEVNAGNVGRDADELFRKVLALQFVEKYGDRVCPAKWAPGKETLKPGIDLVGKL from the coding sequence ATGTCTCTTATTGGAAAAGAAATAGCCGACTTTACCGTAAACGCATACCACAACGACGAATTCAAGAGCATATCGAAGGCCGACGTGCTCGGCAAGTGGTCTGTCTTTTTCTTCTATCCGGCGGACTTTACCTTCGTATGCCCGACCGAGCTCAAAGACCTCGCCGACAAGTACGACGACCTGCGCGAGATAGGCTGCGAGGTCTATTCCGTATCCTGCGACACGCACTTCGTCCACAAGGCGTGGCACGACGCTTCGGATGCCGTCGGTGCCGTCAGGTTCCCGATGCTCGGCGACCCGACCGGGCAGCTGGCGCGCGACTTTGACGTTATGATAGAGGGCAAAGGTCTCGCCGAGCGCGGCACCTTCGTCGTAAACCCAGAGGGCAAAATCTGCGCCTACGAGGTGAACGCCGGCAACGTCGGGCGCGACGCCGACGAGCTCTTCCGCAAGGTACTTGCGCTTCAGTTCGTGGAGAAGTACGGAGACCGCGTCTGTCCCGCCAAGTGGGCTCCGGGAAAAGAAACTCTCAAACCCGGGATAGATCTTGTCGGCAAGCTTTAG
- a CDS encoding glutamine synthetase III, with protein sequence MAKVEEIFGSMVFNEATMKQRLPKETYRALKNSVKEGTPVPRDVANVVANAMKDWAVEKGATHFTHWFQPMTGITAEKHDSFISPLDNGSIIMEFSGKELIKGEPDASSFPSGGLRVTFEARGYTAWDPTSYAFIKENTLCIPTVFCSYGGEVLDKKTPLLRSMEVMNTQALRILRLFGNASVTHVTTTVGPEQEYFLIDKELYKKRKDLRYTGRTLFGAKPPKGQELDDHYFGAIKPRVAKFMAELDEELWKLGIMAKTEHNEVAPSQHELAPVFSDTNIGCDHNQLTMEMMKKVADRNGLVCLLHEKPFADVNGSGKHVNWSIATDTGVNLLDPGKTPSENAQFLLFLCAVIKGVDEYQDMLRATVATAANDHRLGGNEAPPAVISMFIGSELTEILTAIEEGRPYNGRAASHMNIGVDMLPVFRKDATDRNRTSPFAFTGNKFEFRMLGSSQSIAGPCIVLNTVVAEELEQFADALEGAEDFNAALNELIRKTIREHKRILFDGNGYDDSWIEEAERRGLSNYRTTPEAMPHYVDAKNIALFSKHKVFTEVEMRSRCEVHLENYCKVIRIEALTMAEMVRKDIIPASYTYLKRLSETAVAIKTACPDVDCVMEINMLKHLRGYTDSLYMDLGRLDEALASVPEAGELEKAVYYKDKVIPIMEALRAAADEIEKFVGEKYWPYPTYGELLYSV encoded by the coding sequence ATGGCAAAGGTGGAAGAAATTTTCGGGTCGATGGTTTTCAACGAGGCGACGATGAAGCAGCGTCTGCCGAAGGAGACCTATCGGGCGCTGAAAAATTCTGTTAAAGAGGGCACTCCTGTGCCGCGCGACGTTGCAAACGTCGTAGCCAACGCCATGAAAGACTGGGCGGTGGAGAAGGGCGCGACGCATTTCACCCACTGGTTCCAGCCTATGACCGGCATTACTGCCGAGAAGCACGACAGCTTTATATCGCCTCTCGACAACGGAAGCATCATAATGGAATTTTCTGGGAAGGAGCTCATAAAGGGCGAGCCCGACGCTTCGTCGTTCCCGTCTGGCGGGCTTCGCGTGACTTTCGAGGCCAGAGGCTATACTGCGTGGGACCCGACCTCCTACGCCTTTATAAAGGAAAACACTCTCTGCATTCCGACGGTCTTCTGCTCTTACGGCGGAGAGGTGCTCGACAAGAAGACGCCGCTGCTGCGCTCCATGGAGGTCATGAACACGCAGGCTCTGCGTATACTGCGCCTCTTCGGCAACGCTTCGGTCACACACGTCACGACCACTGTCGGCCCGGAGCAGGAATATTTCCTCATAGACAAGGAACTTTATAAGAAGCGCAAGGATCTGCGCTATACCGGGCGTACGCTCTTCGGCGCGAAGCCGCCTAAGGGGCAGGAACTGGACGACCACTACTTCGGCGCTATAAAGCCGCGCGTCGCGAAGTTCATGGCCGAGCTCGACGAAGAGCTATGGAAGCTCGGCATCATGGCGAAGACCGAGCACAATGAGGTCGCGCCGTCGCAGCACGAGCTCGCGCCTGTGTTCAGCGACACAAACATCGGCTGCGACCACAACCAGCTCACTATGGAGATGATGAAGAAGGTCGCGGACCGCAACGGCCTCGTATGCCTGCTCCACGAAAAGCCGTTCGCCGACGTGAACGGCTCCGGCAAACACGTCAACTGGTCGATAGCGACCGACACCGGCGTGAATCTTCTCGACCCCGGGAAGACGCCGTCGGAGAACGCGCAGTTCCTGCTGTTCCTCTGCGCCGTCATAAAGGGCGTTGACGAATATCAGGACATGCTGCGCGCGACCGTCGCGACCGCGGCGAACGACCACAGGCTCGGCGGCAACGAAGCGCCGCCGGCGGTCATATCGATGTTCATCGGCTCGGAACTCACGGAGATACTCACGGCGATAGAGGAAGGCCGCCCCTACAACGGTCGCGCCGCGAGCCACATGAACATCGGCGTAGACATGCTGCCCGTGTTCCGCAAGGACGCTACAGACCGCAACAGGACGTCGCCGTTCGCCTTCACTGGGAATAAGTTTGAATTCAGGATGCTCGGCTCGAGCCAGTCGATAGCCGGCCCGTGCATCGTCCTCAATACGGTCGTAGCCGAAGAGCTCGAACAGTTCGCCGACGCGCTCGAGGGCGCTGAGGATTTCAACGCCGCGCTCAACGAGCTTATTCGCAAGACGATCCGCGAGCATAAACGCATACTCTTCGACGGCAACGGCTACGACGATTCGTGGATAGAAGAGGCGGAGCGCCGCGGGCTGTCGAATTACCGCACTACGCCGGAAGCTATGCCTCATTATGTCGACGCGAAGAATATAGCGCTTTTCTCGAAGCACAAGGTCTTTACGGAAGTCGAGATGCGTTCGCGCTGCGAGGTGCATCTTGAGAATTATTGCAAGGTAATCCGCATCGAGGCTCTTACGATGGCGGAAATGGTTCGCAAGGATATAATCCCGGCGTCGTACACCTACCTTAAACGTCTCAGCGAGACCGCGGTGGCGATAAAGACGGCCTGCCCGGATGTAGACTGCGTGATGGAGATAAACATGCTTAAGCATCTGCGCGGCTACACCGATTCGCTTTACATGGACCTCGGCAGGCTTGACGAGGCGCTTGCCTCCGTCCCGGAGGCGGGCGAGCTTGAAAAGGCGGTTTATTATAAGGACAAGGTCATTCCGATAATGGAGGCGCTGCGCGCTGCGGCCGACGAGATAGAGAAGTTCGTCGGGGAAAAGTACTGGCCGTACCCGACTTACGGAGAGCTGCTATACAGCGTATAA
- a CDS encoding flavodoxin: MQNKILIVYYSRKGENYWNGEIKNLAKGNTEAAAEIIAEATGGRLFEVETVKPYPADYYACTEAAKKELRDNARPELKSFVENMDGYSDIFVGYPNWWGTMPMAMFAFLGRYDMSGKRIMPFCTNEGSGMGNSERDLKKLCPGAKVERGLAIHGAEVSSSRAKIEEWLKSLGEAR; the protein is encoded by the coding sequence ATGCAGAATAAAATCCTCATAGTTTACTACTCACGCAAAGGAGAAAATTACTGGAACGGAGAAATAAAAAACCTGGCGAAAGGCAACACCGAGGCCGCAGCCGAGATAATAGCCGAGGCGACGGGCGGCAGGCTCTTCGAGGTGGAGACCGTCAAGCCGTATCCCGCGGACTACTACGCCTGCACGGAGGCCGCGAAGAAAGAACTCAGAGACAATGCGAGGCCGGAGCTGAAAAGTTTCGTTGAAAACATGGACGGCTACTCCGACATATTCGTCGGCTATCCGAACTGGTGGGGAACTATGCCTATGGCTATGTTCGCCTTCCTCGGGCGCTACGACATGTCCGGCAAGCGTATAATGCCGTTCTGCACGAACGAAGGAAGCGGAATGGGGAACAGCGAGCGCGATCTGAAGAAGCTCTGCCCCGGCGCAAAGGTCGAGAGAGGGCTCGCCATCCACGGCGCAGAGGTTTCTTCATCGCGCGCGAAAATCGAAGAATGGTTAAAAAGCCTCGGCGAGGCGCGTTAA
- a CDS encoding flavin reductase family protein, giving the protein MLYPLPPVMVSCGTMEKPNIITAAWTGTVNSEPPMTYVSVRPERYSHAMIKESGEFVINLTTERLTRAADLCGVKSGRDVQKFRLCRLTPAPASAVSAPLIAESPVNIECRVEQCLQLGSHDMFLARVIAVNVNESLLDARGTLRLDRAGLVAYVHGSYRALGRELGKFGFSVRKKQEAKR; this is encoded by the coding sequence ATGCTCTATCCGCTGCCGCCGGTAATGGTGTCGTGCGGCACAATGGAAAAGCCGAACATCATCACGGCTGCGTGGACGGGTACGGTAAACAGCGAGCCGCCGATGACGTACGTGTCGGTCCGTCCCGAGCGATATTCCCACGCGATGATAAAAGAGAGCGGAGAATTTGTTATAAACCTCACGACGGAACGGCTGACTCGCGCCGCCGACCTATGCGGAGTGAAGTCCGGGCGCGACGTGCAGAAGTTCCGCCTATGCCGCCTAACGCCAGCGCCGGCGTCCGCGGTCTCCGCGCCGCTCATAGCGGAAAGCCCGGTGAATATAGAATGCCGCGTTGAACAATGCCTGCAGCTCGGAAGCCACGACATGTTCCTCGCGAGGGTGATCGCCGTAAACGTCAACGAATCGCTGCTCGACGCGAGGGGCACGCTCCGCCTGGACCGCGCCGGCCTCGTCGCATACGTCCACGGGAGCTACCGCGCGCTGGGCCGCGAGCTTGGAAAATTCGGATTTTCCGTCCGGAAGAAACAGGAGGCGAAAAGATAA
- a CDS encoding adenylate kinase gives MIILITGASHTGKTALAQRLLEKYKIPYLSIDHLKMGLIRSGLTNLTPEDDGELTAYLWPVVREIIKTAVENNQSLIVEGCYVPLDWRGGFDAEYLRHIRCFCLVMTPKYIENNFEEIKSYAGAGGEIILIDEAYNIEITL, from the coding sequence GTGATAATACTGATAACGGGAGCCTCGCACACGGGCAAAACGGCGCTCGCGCAGAGGCTGCTCGAAAAATATAAAATCCCCTACCTATCGATAGACCATCTCAAAATGGGGCTGATAAGAAGCGGTCTCACAAATCTAACGCCGGAAGACGACGGCGAACTCACGGCATACCTCTGGCCGGTCGTGCGCGAGATAATCAAGACAGCAGTGGAAAACAACCAAAGCTTGATTGTGGAGGGCTGCTACGTTCCGTTGGACTGGCGCGGCGGATTCGACGCGGAATACCTGCGCCATATCCGCTGCTTCTGCCTCGTTATGACGCCTAAATACATCGAAAACAACTTCGAAGAAATAAAAAGTTACGCCGGCGCCGGCGGAGAAATCATATTGATAGACGAAGCGTACAATATAGAAATCACCCTATGA
- a CDS encoding MBL fold metallo-hydrolase encodes MACSELFPGFYKINLPIPRGGFESFLDGWFIKDEARGQNILVETGPASAAAELFRSLEELGGPSVDYLIYTHIHLDHAGGAGQFIRRYGKTKVLAPSKGRPHLIDPSKLIAGSRATLGGLCDVYGEPLPVPAENMLGDGDEIPGLTVIDTPGHAPHHSSYIYELGGRRILFAGEAAGCWFRLEDGSYFTRPATPHKFYYDTAMASLEKLHALDDIDMVCFPHSGWLADARPAFERAKKQMELWLEILSALPPEAGREEAAAELLKKDPVMAKLKKLPENVRKRESFFIGQSANGYLGWIRRTAAAR; translated from the coding sequence ATGGCTTGTTCGGAGCTTTTTCCCGGTTTTTATAAAATAAATCTCCCGATACCGCGCGGCGGCTTCGAGTCTTTTCTCGACGGCTGGTTCATAAAGGACGAAGCGCGCGGTCAAAACATACTTGTCGAGACCGGACCGGCGAGCGCCGCGGCTGAGCTTTTCCGCAGTCTTGAAGAGCTCGGCGGCCCGAGCGTAGATTATCTGATATATACGCACATACACCTCGACCACGCCGGGGGAGCGGGGCAGTTTATACGCCGTTATGGAAAGACGAAGGTGCTCGCCCCGTCAAAGGGGCGTCCGCATCTTATAGACCCGTCGAAACTCATCGCCGGAAGCCGCGCGACGCTCGGCGGCCTGTGCGACGTCTACGGCGAGCCGCTTCCCGTTCCGGCGGAGAATATGCTCGGCGACGGCGACGAAATACCCGGGCTGACTGTGATAGACACTCCGGGCCACGCTCCGCACCACAGCTCGTATATTTACGAACTCGGCGGGCGCAGGATACTCTTCGCCGGCGAGGCCGCTGGCTGCTGGTTCCGCCTCGAGGACGGAAGTTATTTCACGCGCCCGGCGACACCGCATAAATTCTATTACGACACGGCTATGGCGTCGCTTGAAAAGCTGCATGCGCTGGACGATATAGACATGGTATGCTTCCCGCATTCCGGCTGGCTCGCTGATGCTCGCCCGGCCTTCGAGCGCGCGAAAAAACAGATGGAGCTGTGGCTCGAGATACTTTCCGCGCTCCCGCCCGAAGCCGGACGCGAAGAGGCGGCCGCAGAGCTTTTGAAGAAAGATCCCGTTATGGCGAAGCTAAAAAAGCTGCCCGAGAACGTCAGAAAAAGGGAGTCGTTCTTCATTGGGCAGTCGGCTAACGGCTATCTCGGCTGGATACGGAGAACCGCGGCCGCGCGGTAA
- a CDS encoding OmpH family outer membrane protein: protein MKKIMALLLAVAALFAAGAASYAAEDVVGYVDDMQVLQQYSKFEQARKQLNDLGNKKSNAAKAAFDKETDEKKKNEIVQTLQLEMREEEAKIMTPILKEVNETIAKVAKQKGVTIVVNKALVYYGGTDLTQDVINALKTK, encoded by the coding sequence ATGAAAAAAATTATGGCATTACTGCTGGCGGTCGCCGCCCTCTTTGCGGCAGGCGCGGCTTCGTACGCGGCCGAGGACGTCGTCGGCTATGTAGACGATATGCAGGTGCTCCAGCAGTATTCTAAGTTCGAGCAGGCGCGCAAGCAGCTCAACGATCTCGGCAACAAAAAGTCCAACGCGGCCAAAGCCGCTTTCGATAAAGAGACGGACGAAAAAAAGAAGAACGAAATCGTACAGACCCTCCAGCTCGAAATGCGTGAGGAAGAAGCGAAGATCATGACGCCTATTCTCAAAGAGGTCAACGAGACTATAGCGAAGGTAGCGAAGCAGAAGGGCGTGACGATCGTCGTAAACAAGGCTCTCGTCTATTACGGCGGAACGGACCTTACTCAAGACGTCATCAACGCGCTGAAAACGAAATAA
- a CDS encoding MBL fold metallo-hydrolase — translation MKYIGTSGGRFSMIRQLRSTGGLWFRYGGVQGVIDPGPGSLAHICAARPALEIASADVVMLTHKHIDHSTDVNVVVEGITHGGFDPRGILVAPDDALRGSDPVVLKYTQKRILKTKIPEEGGTIDLGSGVAVEPVIHLHHGVDCFGYIFRKEGLNCWGIISDSRMMPYFRQRYSSCAFLSINATFPDKKPRLDHISIAEARELLSKIHPKTAVLTHLGAMLTSGECAGCLKDLDTPETKVVPATDGMVVDLDSFKVYEQRACGQNPEYAEL, via the coding sequence TTGAAATATATAGGAACAAGCGGCGGGCGTTTCTCCATGATACGCCAGCTCAGAAGCACCGGGGGCCTCTGGTTCCGATACGGCGGCGTACAGGGCGTCATAGACCCTGGTCCAGGAAGCCTCGCGCACATCTGTGCGGCGCGCCCCGCACTCGAGATAGCCTCGGCAGACGTAGTGATGCTCACGCACAAACATATCGATCACAGCACCGACGTGAACGTCGTCGTCGAAGGAATCACTCACGGCGGCTTCGACCCGCGCGGAATACTCGTCGCGCCGGACGACGCGCTGCGCGGCTCCGACCCCGTAGTGCTCAAATACACGCAGAAACGAATACTTAAGACAAAAATCCCGGAGGAGGGCGGAACGATAGACCTCGGCAGCGGCGTAGCCGTCGAGCCGGTAATACACCTTCATCACGGCGTGGACTGCTTCGGCTACATCTTCCGCAAGGAAGGGCTGAACTGCTGGGGAATCATCAGCGACAGCCGCATGATGCCGTACTTCCGCCAGCGTTACTCGTCGTGCGCTTTCCTCTCAATCAACGCCACGTTCCCAGACAAAAAACCGCGGCTGGACCACATATCAATAGCTGAAGCGCGCGAACTTCTATCAAAAATCCACCCGAAAACAGCCGTGCTGACACACCTCGGCGCGATGCTGACATCGGGCGAATGCGCCGGCTGCCTGAAGGACCTAGACACGCCTGAAACGAAAGTCGTTCCAGCGACAGACGGCATGGTCGTAGACCTCGATTCGTTCAAAGTCTACGAGCAGCGCGCTTGCGGGCAAAACCCAGAATACGCCGAACTATAA
- a CDS encoding SprT family zinc-dependent metalloprotease, protein MTEYITIDGIKYEIRRNTRRKNVALGMENGAFFIAAPLGVPRESLAAVIEQSGDELRKKLMSRTAGQSIGHSYAEGELFYYRGDQHPLRFAPRCGVYPLKLEDGAFISFEGLEPEEIRHNFEVWYRLRLREIIQREFPPLCKKMGAAPRRVSIKNAKTLWGSCSTSGCVTLNVRLALVPPPLSEYVMIHELCHMAEMNHSQNFWARVAKYCPDYAVRRKELKTDGGKYRW, encoded by the coding sequence ATGACGGAATATATCACGATTGACGGAATAAAATACGAGATCAGAAGAAATACGAGAAGAAAAAACGTCGCGCTCGGCATGGAAAACGGCGCGTTCTTCATAGCCGCGCCGCTCGGAGTTCCGCGCGAATCGCTCGCCGCGGTAATTGAACAAAGCGGCGACGAGCTGCGCAAAAAGCTCATGAGCAGGACGGCCGGACAGAGCATAGGACACAGCTACGCTGAAGGCGAGCTTTTTTACTACCGTGGAGATCAGCACCCTCTGCGTTTCGCGCCTCGCTGCGGCGTCTACCCATTAAAACTCGAGGACGGCGCCTTTATTTCATTTGAAGGGCTGGAGCCAGAAGAAATACGGCACAACTTCGAGGTCTGGTACAGGCTGCGGCTGCGGGAGATAATACAGCGTGAATTTCCCCCGCTCTGCAAAAAAATGGGAGCCGCGCCGCGCCGCGTTTCGATCAAAAACGCCAAGACGCTCTGGGGAAGCTGCTCGACATCGGGCTGCGTCACGCTCAACGTCCGCCTCGCGCTCGTTCCGCCGCCGCTTTCGGAATACGTGATGATACACGAGCTATGCCACATGGCGGAGATGAACCATTCGCAAAATTTCTGGGCGCGCGTCGCAAAATACTGCCCGGACTATGCGGTGCGGAGAAAAGAGCTGAAAACCGACGGCGGCAAATATAGATGGTGA